In Streptomyces sp. NBC_00483, a single window of DNA contains:
- a CDS encoding carbohydrate ABC transporter permease — translation MSSIATERQQAAAPPAAAEHPPRRRLSRKHREWIAAGLFLLPDGLGLSVFVILPMFFSIVLSFFQVSGFGSYEWIGLGNYERMFNDPYFWSSMWVTAKYVVIMVPVLFVVSLGLGILMKQKLPGMAVYRTALFMPYMLSLVVAGLLWKFMFDEQTGVANKIVGAFGISPQSWLGDPSLALYSVILVTVWYMMGYYMIIFLAGLNEIPKEYYEAAKIDGASPWTSFRKITWPLLRPTSFFVLIMTTVAAITGTFDLVYSLTAGGPANGTAVAMFYIYQQAFVFGEYGYASALGTFLVLIMVVLSWVIFKLTKGGRFDDGE, via the coding sequence ATGAGCAGCATCGCTACCGAACGGCAGCAGGCCGCCGCGCCACCGGCCGCCGCGGAACACCCGCCCCGCCGCAGGCTGAGCCGCAAGCACCGGGAGTGGATCGCGGCCGGTCTCTTCCTGCTGCCCGACGGACTCGGCCTGTCCGTCTTCGTGATCCTTCCGATGTTCTTCTCGATCGTCCTGAGCTTCTTCCAGGTGTCGGGCTTCGGCTCGTACGAATGGATCGGACTCGGGAACTACGAGCGGATGTTCAACGACCCGTACTTCTGGTCCTCGATGTGGGTCACGGCGAAGTACGTGGTCATCATGGTGCCGGTGCTCTTCGTCGTCAGCCTCGGGCTCGGCATCCTCATGAAGCAGAAGCTGCCCGGCATGGCCGTCTACCGTACGGCCCTGTTCATGCCGTACATGCTCAGTCTCGTCGTCGCGGGCCTGCTGTGGAAGTTCATGTTCGACGAGCAGACCGGCGTCGCCAACAAGATCGTGGGCGCGTTCGGCATCAGCCCGCAGTCGTGGCTCGGCGACCCCAGCCTCGCGCTGTACTCCGTCATCCTCGTGACGGTCTGGTACATGATGGGCTACTACATGATCATTTTCCTCGCGGGCCTCAACGAGATCCCCAAGGAGTACTACGAGGCCGCCAAGATCGACGGCGCGAGCCCGTGGACGTCCTTCCGGAAGATCACCTGGCCGCTGCTGCGTCCCACGAGCTTCTTCGTGCTCATCATGACCACGGTCGCCGCCATCACCGGCACCTTCGACCTGGTCTACTCACTGACCGCCGGCGGACCGGCCAACGGGACCGCCGTCGCCATGTTCTACATCTACCAACAGGCGTTCGTCTTCGGTGAGTACGGCTACGCCTCCGCTCTCGGCACGTTCCTCGTACTGATCATGGTCGTGCTGTCCTGGGTCATCTTCAAGCTCACGAAGGGCGGGAGGTTCGACGATGGAGAGTGA